DNA sequence from the Salifodinibacter halophilus genome:
AACACCCGGCTCAAATGCGCGCCGCTGCGGGCCGACGGCCGTCCCGGCGCGGCGCTGGCGCTGCCGCATCGCGAGGAAGACATCGCCGCCGCGTTGGCCGAACACTTGCCGCGCGAACGCATCGACGTGGCCTATCTGGCC
Encoded proteins:
- a CDS encoding pantothenate kinase (type III; catalyzes the formation of (R)-4'-phosphopantothenate from (R)-pantothenate in coenzyme A biosynthesis; type III pantothenate kinases are not subject to feedback inhibition from coenzyme A and have a high Km for ATP), translated to MKAWLFDLGNTRLKCAPLRADGRPGAALALPHREEDIAAALAEHLPRERIDVAYLA